The Sphingomonas sp. So64.6b genome includes a region encoding these proteins:
- a CDS encoding DUF2809 domain-containing protein — protein MKIRRPYVLAAIALFATEIAIALFVHDRLIRPHIGDSLAVILLYLALRAVTPLRVLPATALALGIAFVIEFGQLFGLIGALGLSDNIAARFLLGAGFDPIDFIAYAAGALVVLAVERWRWPEGLPDRGQTQP, from the coding sequence ATGAAAATCCGTCGCCCATATGTCCTGGCCGCGATCGCGCTGTTCGCAACGGAGATCGCTATCGCGCTATTCGTGCATGACCGGCTGATCCGCCCGCATATCGGCGACAGCCTGGCCGTCATCCTGCTCTATCTGGCGTTGCGCGCGGTCACGCCGCTGCGCGTGCTGCCTGCTACGGCCCTTGCATTGGGCATCGCCTTCGTCATCGAATTCGGCCAGCTCTTCGGGCTGATCGGCGCGCTGGGCTTAAGCGACAATATCGCGGCGCGCTTCCTGCTCGGTGCCGGTTTCGACCCGATAGATTTCATCGCTTATGCCGCCGGCGCGCTGGTCGTGCTGGCGGTCGAGCGGTGGCGTTGGCCGGAGGGTTTGCCCGATCGCGGGCAAACTCAGCCCTGA
- a CDS encoding ECF-type sigma factor yields the protein MPDQENFTGGSDVLVESLYRELKEIARREHFRAGAPQTLQPTALINEAYVKLSKHDGFVSQRHFLACAATAIRHILIDAARARAAGKRGGTNVSFTENLNSMAAMVPDDADVMRLGDALKALSTVDPNLALLVDCRFFAGLDEQETADVLDVSVRTVRRWWVQARAWIYREMAT from the coding sequence ATGCCCGATCAAGAAAATTTTACCGGCGGCTCTGATGTGCTGGTCGAATCGCTGTATCGCGAGCTGAAGGAGATCGCGCGACGCGAACATTTCCGCGCCGGGGCACCACAGACGCTACAGCCGACCGCGCTGATCAACGAAGCTTATGTCAAGCTGAGCAAGCATGACGGCTTTGTCAGCCAGCGCCATTTCCTTGCCTGCGCGGCGACCGCGATCCGCCATATCCTGATCGATGCGGCGCGCGCGCGCGCGGCGGGCAAGCGCGGCGGGACCAATGTGTCTTTCACCGAAAACCTGAATTCGATGGCGGCGATGGTGCCCGACGACGCCGATGTCATGCGCCTCGGCGATGCGCTGAAAGCCTTGTCGACCGTCGACCCCAATCTCGCGCTGTTGGTCGATTGCCGTTTCTTCGCCGGGCTGGACGAGCAGGAAACCGCCGATGTGCTTGATGTCAGCGTGCGCACCGTGCGCCGCTGGTGGGTTCAGGCCCGTGCCTGGATCTATCGCGAGATGGCGACTTAG
- a CDS encoding serine/threonine-protein kinase gives MTVIVGMGADFRRWRRGGAGARGVVKTTEQEWAAIQHLFDELVDLAPAEQVAALTRARASDTVARQVRELLAASGSYGILDLSPPGLDEPEAGSGYSSLAQGQQVGQFVVDRLIGRGGMGEVYLAHRHGADFDQRVALKLLRAEAADRGAMFARERKLLARLEHHGIARLIDGGIAADGRPYMAMDYVDGVSIDEWCRINEATLDRRLDLVREVCDAVSYAHANLIVHRDLKPSNILIDSNGNVRLLDFGIAKLLDDTAVVPATTQAMLTPENAAPEQLDGDTATIATDVYALGVILFELVTGTGPWRTGNTSIPSIIRRVLHSEPPVPSQAAARPEAPVPASRIAGDLDAIILKAMRRAPADRYRSVAELSDDILRHQTMKPVHARSGSTRYMVGRFVRRYRWAVGGAAAALIAILIGTTAVAWQARKTAIQRDMALTEVRRSEAIVRMLTVMFRETADTDSGSDATVKQMLDGTSARLIDSLDTSAKSATLITTLADLYLNLEDPAGMDALLQRALKKGIGKDDPVSTAELKLRLAASAMALNRDGDAAALLASADTVFRTDPARFQGELLDMASARAQLARRQGNYDEAIGLLSSNLPLADRFYTENHRDLLTLYNNLLVYMVEANRLDAMPAVFARADAALKRTGQEGSTQGLAITQLKGVRLLKLDQVAQAEAIFRAVVKRRRAVFGDSAGLAVDLLQLGRALLIRGKFAEARDVFAQARPIAIAKLGPVAVPTLIIGAGLVESMAETGDTASATALLGEIDPRVAAMKKVGLTHGIVERARAITLLDQRRVPEARVAANKAAVIFRDLGAPGVSYLKSFPALMARIDAAG, from the coding sequence ATGACCGTGATCGTGGGGATGGGGGCGGACTTTCGTCGGTGGCGGCGGGGCGGCGCGGGTGCGCGCGGCGTGGTGAAGACGACCGAGCAGGAATGGGCCGCGATCCAGCACTTGTTCGACGAACTGGTCGATCTGGCCCCGGCCGAACAGGTGGCGGCGCTCACACGCGCTCGCGCCAGCGACACGGTCGCGCGGCAGGTGCGCGAGTTGCTCGCCGCATCGGGCAGCTATGGCATCCTCGATTTGTCGCCGCCGGGTCTTGACGAACCGGAGGCGGGCAGCGGCTATAGCTCGCTGGCGCAGGGGCAGCAGGTCGGGCAGTTCGTGGTCGACCGGCTGATCGGCCGGGGTGGCATGGGCGAAGTCTATCTGGCGCATCGCCATGGGGCGGATTTCGATCAGCGGGTCGCGCTCAAGCTGCTGCGTGCCGAAGCGGCGGATCGCGGCGCGATGTTCGCGCGCGAACGAAAGCTGCTCGCGCGGCTCGAACATCATGGCATTGCGCGGTTGATCGATGGCGGTATCGCGGCGGACGGGCGTCCGTATATGGCGATGGATTATGTCGACGGCGTCTCGATCGACGAATGGTGCCGGATCAATGAGGCGACGCTCGATCGCCGGCTCGATCTGGTGCGTGAGGTGTGCGACGCGGTCAGCTACGCGCATGCCAACCTGATCGTGCACCGCGACCTGAAGCCGTCGAACATCCTGATCGACAGCAACGGCAATGTGCGGTTGCTCGATTTCGGCATCGCCAAGCTGCTCGACGACACGGCGGTGGTGCCGGCGACGACGCAAGCGATGCTGACGCCGGAAAACGCCGCACCGGAACAGCTTGACGGCGATACCGCGACGATCGCCACCGATGTCTATGCGCTGGGGGTGATCCTGTTCGAACTGGTCACCGGCACCGGGCCCTGGCGCACCGGCAACACATCGATCCCGTCGATCATCCGCCGCGTGCTGCACAGCGAACCGCCAGTGCCGAGCCAGGCCGCCGCGCGACCCGAGGCGCCGGTGCCGGCGAGCCGCATCGCCGGCGATCTCGACGCGATCATCCTGAAGGCGATGCGCCGCGCGCCGGCCGATCGCTATCGCAGCGTGGCCGAGCTGTCGGACGACATCCTGCGCCACCAGACGATGAAGCCGGTCCATGCGCGGAGTGGATCGACGCGCTACATGGTCGGCCGTTTCGTGCGGCGCTATCGCTGGGCGGTGGGCGGCGCGGCGGCGGCGCTGATCGCGATCCTGATCGGCACCACGGCAGTCGCCTGGCAAGCGCGCAAGACCGCGATCCAGCGCGACATGGCGTTGACCGAGGTGCGCCGGTCCGAAGCGATCGTGCGCATGCTGACCGTGATGTTTCGCGAAACCGCCGATACGGACAGCGGCAGCGACGCGACCGTCAAGCAGATGCTCGACGGCACATCGGCGCGGCTGATCGATTCGCTCGATACCAGTGCGAAGTCAGCGACGCTGATCACGACCCTGGCCGATCTGTACCTCAATCTGGAGGATCCGGCGGGCATGGATGCGCTGCTCCAGCGCGCCTTGAAAAAGGGCATCGGCAAGGATGACCCGGTGTCCACCGCGGAACTCAAGCTGCGTTTGGCAGCGTCGGCGATGGCGCTTAATCGCGATGGCGACGCGGCGGCGTTGCTCGCCTCGGCCGACACGGTGTTTCGCACCGATCCGGCGCGGTTCCAGGGTGAGTTGCTGGACATGGCCAGCGCGCGCGCGCAACTGGCGCGGCGGCAGGGCAATTATGACGAGGCGATCGGCCTGTTGTCGAGCAACCTGCCGCTGGCCGACCGTTTCTATACCGAAAACCATCGCGACTTGCTGACGCTCTACAATAATCTGCTGGTCTATATGGTCGAGGCCAACCGGCTCGACGCGATGCCGGCGGTGTTCGCGCGCGCCGATGCCGCGCTGAAGCGCACCGGGCAGGAAGGTAGTACGCAGGGGCTGGCGATCACACAGCTTAAGGGCGTGCGGCTGCTCAAGCTCGACCAGGTCGCGCAGGCCGAGGCGATCTTTCGCGCGGTGGTGAAACGGCGCCGGGCGGTGTTCGGCGATTCGGCGGGCCTCGCGGTCGACCTGCTGCAACTGGGGCGGGCGCTGTTGATCCGCGGCAAATTCGCTGAAGCGCGCGACGTGTTTGCCCAGGCGAGGCCGATCGCGATCGCCAAGCTCGGTCCGGTCGCCGTGCCGACGCTGATCATCGGCGCAGGCCTGGTCGAATCGATGGCGGAAACCGGCGACACGGCCAGCGCGACGGCGCTGCTGGGTGAGATCGACCCAAGGGTCGCGGCGATGAAGAAGGTCGGGCTGACCCATGGCATTGTCGAGCGCGCGCGGGCGATCACCCTGCTCGACCAGCGGCGCGTGCCCGAAGCGCGGGTGGCGGCGAACAAGGCGGCGGTAATCTTCCGCGATCTCGGCGCGCCGGGTGTGTCGTACCTGAAGAGCTTTCCCGCGTTGATGGCGCGGATTGATGCGGCGGGGTAA
- a CDS encoding ThuA domain-containing protein gives MRYLRCLLLILVGGVALTGSAAWAKEVGAKEAGAKEAPRVLIFSKSTGWRHMSITPGVAALKALGARAGMTMIASEDPDIFSTDGLKDVKAIILLSDTSARDAASEWFTDTRREAFEAFVHRGGGVVGIHAAADSHYNWPWYGRMIGARFQRHPQGTPEGTITVVDPRHPAMKGLAPVTRHVDEWYYFEDYNPRLHLLATIDPASIGEADVNPNPVAWCQEFEGGRIFYTAMGHTDESYRDPWFVKQIENGLNWVLKR, from the coding sequence ATGCGATATCTGCGCTGCCTGCTGCTGATCCTTGTCGGCGGCGTTGCCCTGACGGGCAGCGCGGCGTGGGCGAAGGAGGTGGGGGCGAAGGAGGCGGGGGCGAAGGAGGCACCGCGCGTGTTGATCTTCTCGAAATCGACCGGCTGGCGGCATATGTCGATCACGCCCGGCGTGGCGGCATTGAAGGCATTGGGCGCGCGCGCCGGCATGACGATGATCGCGAGCGAGGATCCGGACATATTCAGCACTGACGGGCTGAAGGACGTCAAGGCTATCATCCTGCTGAGCGATACCAGCGCCAGGGACGCGGCCAGCGAATGGTTCACCGACACGCGGCGCGAAGCGTTCGAGGCGTTCGTCCATCGCGGCGGCGGGGTGGTCGGCATCCATGCCGCGGCAGATTCGCATTACAACTGGCCCTGGTACGGCCGGATGATCGGTGCGCGCTTCCAGCGCCACCCTCAGGGGACGCCCGAAGGCACGATCACGGTGGTCGATCCCAGGCATCCTGCAATGAAGGGGCTGGCGCCGGTCACCCGCCATGTCGATGAATGGTATTATTTCGAGGATTATAATCCCCGGCTGCATTTGCTGGCGACGATTGATCCGGCGTCGATCGGCGAGGCGGACGTGAACCCCAATCCCGTGGCGTGGTGTCAGGAATTCGAGGGCGGGCGCATATTCTACACCGCGATGGGCCATACCGATGAATCCTATCGCGACCCCTGGTTCGTCAAACAGATCGAAAATGGGCTGAACTGGGTGCTAAAGCGATAG
- a CDS encoding YadA-like family protein, with translation MRITNKLLATAAPFALAIAFAMPASAQVTCASEDGVPTGAVAGGSPGVFPLTPTTASIACGPFANAGGPRGVAVGNTAQASGDTAIAIGGPAVYFDPFTLFPVQLNTVANDFGVAIGGGAAAVGTSSIALGSAASGSSPGITIATGNFAVAIGAQANATGTGAIALGRSSLTAQSGDVAIGDGSNALGLSSIALGSGAQVTATGRQGVALGALSTASGFLGTALGTQSQALAEYSVAIGADAIADVAYTVSVGRVGSERRIMNVGAGVLGTDAVNLAQLNAALLGAGNAYFVANSSGPVPQAVGAESIAVGNATVATGIDSIAMGNSAGADGISAIAIGANANTYFDGAIAIGVNATGAGRGAVALGEGAGGSGAGTTAVGMFAFTNGANSTAIGMQASADGALATSLGYNARSQGSGAVAAGSNSQASGVAAVALGGNGTAGDAGALADGNYSFAVGSASTATGDESIAIGRASNSAATGGTALGANATVAVGATGSVALGNGATATAANSVALGAGSVADQANTVSVGSIGAERRITNVAGGIEGYDAVNMNQLNALDTRVVTAQSTADAALAAAMAAGSSGAAAQATADAALAGAAAAQGTADTALAGAAAAQGTADTALVNAATAQGTANTALANAATAQATADQVADDTAYFRTNFTGPGPQATGTNSIAVGQSSVSSGPSSVAIGDGAQAAGGRAVSIGAGNIATGNGAVAIGDPNIATGQGAVAMGNNNSAIGQGAVAIGNQNSAGGQGSIALGNNNVADMAGSVAIGDGVTTTRVGQVSVGNAASTVTLSGIVSSASRAAQSGALSLITSDGLGNLATSTLDVGTLAGLDGRTTSLENRATSLEGRTGMLENRTASLESRTATLTRQARQTEGGIAAALALGGTMMPADMKVAMSFNLATYRGEQGFSAAAVAKVTERVYVSGGIAGSTVKGSTGGRVGVTFGW, from the coding sequence ATGCGTATCACCAACAAACTTCTCGCCACCGCCGCGCCATTCGCTCTCGCCATTGCCTTTGCGATGCCCGCCAGCGCGCAGGTGACCTGCGCCTCCGAAGACGGCGTGCCGACGGGCGCGGTCGCGGGCGGCAGTCCGGGGGTCTTCCCGTTGACCCCGACGACTGCCTCGATCGCTTGCGGCCCGTTCGCCAATGCCGGCGGACCGCGCGGCGTTGCGGTCGGCAACACGGCCCAGGCCAGCGGCGACACCGCGATCGCGATCGGCGGACCCGCAGTCTATTTCGACCCGTTCACGCTTTTCCCGGTACAGCTCAACACAGTCGCCAATGACTTCGGGGTTGCAATCGGTGGTGGCGCGGCGGCGGTCGGCACCTCGTCGATCGCACTGGGCAGCGCGGCTTCGGGCAGCTCCCCGGGGATCACCATCGCGACGGGGAACTTCGCCGTCGCGATCGGCGCGCAGGCGAACGCAACCGGGACCGGCGCCATCGCGCTTGGCCGTTCGAGCCTGACCGCGCAATCCGGCGATGTCGCGATCGGCGATGGATCGAACGCGCTCGGCCTGTCGTCGATCGCGCTGGGCAGCGGCGCCCAGGTCACCGCGACCGGGCGTCAGGGTGTCGCACTCGGCGCGCTTTCGACCGCGAGCGGATTCCTCGGCACCGCCCTCGGCACCCAGTCGCAGGCGCTCGCCGAATACAGCGTCGCGATCGGCGCCGATGCGATCGCCGATGTCGCCTATACGGTGTCGGTCGGTCGGGTGGGCAGCGAACGCCGCATCATGAATGTCGGCGCTGGCGTGCTTGGCACCGATGCGGTCAATCTGGCGCAGCTCAACGCCGCGCTGCTCGGCGCAGGCAACGCCTATTTCGTTGCCAACAGCAGTGGCCCGGTGCCGCAGGCGGTGGGCGCGGAGTCGATCGCGGTCGGCAATGCAACGGTCGCCACCGGCATCGACAGCATCGCGATGGGCAATTCGGCGGGCGCGGACGGGATCTCCGCGATCGCGATCGGCGCCAACGCGAATACCTATTTCGATGGCGCGATCGCGATCGGCGTCAACGCGACCGGCGCCGGGCGCGGCGCGGTCGCGCTTGGCGAGGGCGCGGGCGGCAGCGGCGCCGGGACCACGGCGGTCGGCATGTTCGCCTTCACCAACGGGGCGAATTCGACCGCGATCGGCATGCAGGCATCGGCCGATGGCGCGCTGGCCACGTCGCTCGGGTATAATGCCCGCTCGCAGGGCAGCGGGGCGGTGGCGGCCGGCTCGAACAGCCAGGCGAGCGGCGTCGCGGCGGTCGCGCTGGGCGGCAACGGCACGGCGGGGGACGCCGGCGCGCTGGCCGATGGCAATTACAGCTTCGCGGTCGGATCGGCATCGACCGCGACGGGAGACGAGAGCATCGCGATCGGCCGGGCGAGCAATTCGGCGGCAACCGGCGGGACCGCGCTGGGCGCGAATGCGACGGTCGCGGTGGGCGCCACCGGGTCGGTCGCGCTGGGCAACGGCGCGACCGCGACCGCGGCCAATTCGGTCGCGCTGGGCGCCGGGTCGGTCGCCGACCAGGCGAACACGGTGTCGGTCGGCAGCATCGGGGCGGAGCGGCGCATCACCAATGTGGCGGGGGGCATCGAGGGCTATGATGCGGTCAACATGAACCAGCTCAACGCGCTCGACACGCGCGTGGTAACGGCACAATCGACTGCCGACGCCGCCCTTGCCGCAGCGATGGCCGCGGGATCGAGCGGGGCGGCGGCGCAAGCCACCGCCGATGCCGCGCTGGCCGGCGCCGCAGCCGCGCAGGGCACTGCCGACACGGCACTCGCCGGCGCCGCAGCCGCGCAGGGCACCGCCGATACGGCGCTGGTCAATGCGGCGACCGCACAGGGCACCGCCAACACCGCGCTCGCCAATGCCGCGACGGCACAGGCGACGGCGGATCAGGTGGCCGACGACACGGCCTATTTCCGGACCAACTTCACTGGCCCCGGCCCGCAGGCGACCGGGACCAATTCGATCGCGGTGGGCCAGTCGAGCGTGTCGAGCGGCCCGTCATCGGTGGCGATCGGCGATGGTGCGCAGGCCGCCGGCGGCCGGGCGGTGTCGATCGGCGCGGGCAATATCGCGACCGGCAACGGCGCGGTGGCGATCGGCGATCCGAACATCGCAACCGGGCAGGGCGCGGTCGCGATGGGCAACAACAACAGCGCGATCGGCCAGGGTGCGGTCGCGATCGGCAACCAGAATAGCGCCGGCGGACAGGGTTCGATTGCGCTGGGCAACAACAATGTCGCCGACATGGCGGGCAGCGTGGCGATCGGTGATGGGGTGACGACGACGCGTGTCGGCCAGGTGTCGGTCGGCAACGCCGCCTCCACGGTCACCCTGTCGGGCATCGTGTCCTCGGCGAGCCGTGCCGCGCAAAGCGGTGCACTGAGCCTGATCACCAGCGACGGGCTCGGCAATCTCGCCACCTCGACGCTCGACGTCGGCACCTTGGCCGGGCTCGACGGCCGCACCACCAGCCTGGAGAACCGCGCAACCTCGCTCGAGGGCCGCACTGGCATGCTCGAAAATCGCACGGCCTCGCTGGAATCGCGCACCGCGACACTGACGCGGCAGGCACGGCAGACCGAAGGCGGGATCGCGGCGGCGCTGGCGCTGGGCGGTACGATGATGCCGGCGGACATGAAGGTGGCGATGTCGTTCAACCTGGCGACCTATCGCGGCGAACAGGGCTTCTCCGCCGCCGCCGTCGCGAAGGTCACCGAGCGGGTCTATGTCTCGGGCGGTATCGCCGGATCGACCGTCAAGGGTTCGACCGGCGGCCGCGTCGGCGTGACCTTTGGCTGGTAA
- a CDS encoding M23 family metallopeptidase, whose product MQIPFEQDIPTDPPADPPADPIASDEPPVADQAAAEADIAPVEALNAGPVDPPAPVMPDEEATQPVIPNADTAAAQRRITMQLYSRMVTDLKVLTGDKRLPTDAEIDEALVRATRALGLGSSAPRDVRAPVAADITLAAATMPSPFIRPGDTESLARSIDAGNPAFFPATNRRRFELSAPPGPTAELRAGAEPGSGMATTPGLATSGLAPPEPAPPRDAQPVRAWPVPGDGRPAVKGGIGPNKLAYSDGRFSLEGAYRTTRKGARHPHKGIDLPGAIGDPVRAAADGVVVAVTAQREKIIVRDPKTNKKIQIAGPRLAGWGNYVVVQHPDGYRTVYAHLETRPAIKVGTRVGRGEEIGRLGVTGNAKGQGSHVHFEVWNSAESAAKTKRKEVDPVKWMNGQLPGQ is encoded by the coding sequence GTGCAGATACCATTCGAACAAGATATACCGACCGATCCGCCGGCCGATCCGCCGGCCGATCCAATCGCTTCGGACGAGCCGCCTGTGGCGGATCAGGCGGCGGCAGAGGCCGACATCGCGCCAGTCGAGGCACTGAACGCCGGGCCGGTCGATCCGCCAGCGCCGGTTATGCCGGACGAAGAGGCCACGCAGCCCGTCATCCCCAACGCCGATACGGCTGCGGCGCAGCGCCGCATCACGATGCAGCTCTATTCGCGCATGGTCACCGACCTGAAGGTTCTGACCGGCGATAAGCGCCTGCCGACCGATGCGGAGATCGACGAGGCGTTGGTTCGCGCGACGCGGGCGCTGGGGTTGGGCAGCTCAGCGCCTCGCGACGTTCGGGCCCCCGTCGCCGCAGACATCACCCTTGCGGCCGCGACCATGCCATCGCCGTTCATCCGCCCTGGCGACACCGAGTCTCTTGCGCGATCGATCGATGCCGGCAATCCGGCTTTCTTCCCGGCAACCAATCGGCGCCGGTTCGAACTCTCCGCTCCACCGGGTCCGACGGCCGAATTGCGTGCCGGGGCGGAGCCGGGATCCGGCATGGCGACGACACCGGGTTTGGCGACATCGGGGCTGGCGCCACCGGAACCGGCGCCGCCGCGCGACGCGCAACCAGTCAGGGCATGGCCCGTTCCTGGCGATGGGCGGCCAGCCGTGAAAGGCGGGATAGGGCCGAACAAACTCGCCTATTCCGATGGCCGTTTCTCTCTCGAAGGCGCCTATCGGACGACAAGGAAAGGTGCTCGTCATCCGCATAAGGGCATCGACCTGCCCGGCGCGATCGGGGATCCGGTGCGCGCCGCTGCGGACGGCGTGGTCGTGGCCGTAACCGCGCAGCGTGAAAAGATCATCGTGCGGGACCCGAAGACCAACAAGAAAATCCAGATCGCCGGACCCCGGCTGGCCGGGTGGGGCAATTATGTCGTCGTGCAGCATCCCGATGGTTATCGGACGGTCTATGCCCATCTCGAAACGCGGCCGGCGATCAAGGTCGGCACGCGGGTCGGTCGCGGTGAGGAGATCGGTCGTCTGGGCGTGACGGGCAACGCCAAAGGACAGGGCAGTCATGTTCATTTCGAGGTCTGGAACTCGGCCGAATCGGCCGCGAAGACCAAACGAAAGGAAGTCGATCCGGTGAAGTGGATGAACGGTCAGCTGCCGGGACAATAG
- a CDS encoding 50S ribosomal protein L11 methyltransferase — protein sequence MSDTSDALAGPNDANVAAFIQANLPLVPVPSIPELRLHKAGPSSGLWRLAEADEQGFESPYWAHYWGGGLALARHVLDRPETVAGRSVLDLGTGSGIVAIAAAKAGACAVIAADVDRYAVVAARLNAEANSVAVTVVAGDLTTGPPPPVDLVLVGDLFYDAALARRVTAFLDRCLDAGIAILIGDPWRDHLPRARLHRIADYDVAETGDGGAGRTKPAAVFSLLPGRE from the coding sequence TTGTCCGATACAAGTGATGCATTGGCCGGACCGAACGATGCCAATGTGGCGGCGTTCATCCAGGCCAATCTGCCCCTCGTGCCCGTACCGTCGATTCCCGAGCTACGGCTGCACAAGGCCGGGCCGAGCAGCGGTTTGTGGCGGCTCGCCGAGGCCGATGAGCAAGGCTTCGAATCACCTTATTGGGCGCATTATTGGGGCGGCGGCCTCGCGCTTGCGCGCCATGTCCTCGACCGGCCCGAAACCGTCGCCGGCCGATCCGTGCTCGATCTCGGCACGGGGTCCGGCATCGTCGCGATCGCCGCCGCGAAAGCCGGTGCGTGCGCGGTCATCGCCGCCGATGTGGATCGTTATGCGGTCGTCGCGGCGCGGCTGAATGCCGAGGCCAATTCGGTCGCGGTGACGGTCGTCGCGGGCGACCTCACCACTGGGCCGCCACCGCCGGTCGATCTCGTGCTGGTCGGTGACCTGTTTTACGATGCGGCGCTGGCGCGGCGCGTGACGGCGTTTCTCGACCGCTGTCTGGATGCAGGGATTGCAATATTGATCGGCGATCCATGGCGCGACCATCTGCCGCGCGCGCGCCTGCACCGGATCGCCGATTATGATGTGGCCGAAACCGGTGATGGAGGGGCCGGGAGAACCAAGCCGGCCGCTGTGTTCTCGCTGCTGCCGGGCAGGGAATGA